The Anolis carolinensis isolate JA03-04 chromosome 2, rAnoCar3.1.pri, whole genome shotgun sequence genome has a window encoding:
- the LOC134297089 gene encoding uncharacterized protein LOC134297089, whose amino-acid sequence MFMFPTVKVPGDTTESLVCSFRSGCGELTLSQEYGHHPAIAVRCNMQVEDEELLGAGGGRSERATPETDAEFHQLAALASSTAYAQPNGVTQRRGVVRGDSTGGEEGSPSPGPQKMVFLEERMSAMETTLAVMSRAMERLAVLAEPERGRELRASSMWDVSMGSSQGFADLPAPKGREMRKEPGARPKIQTSLTRVEESDDEGEKPPRIPATLPTETLVPLANAGRGTGQREAAAGPTGPQGGLRRAENWGLPPQGPLPRREELRIEFGGESSELDFFLTTVRGYMEDNAHTFRTESSRVRAIGAVLKRGAASWYVQLHARRDPCLGSLRRFMGALETRFRDPLEQIRAREELKTVSQGQRSASEYAEEFQCLAEKVPEWSAVTKIELFKEGLRREILSWAVHRDEPDTLRGWIQLAGRIETSLAQARRHRGGLQQRPQMKEGSRKEGSTPAGRRTEPTGNVSTSRRGCFVCGRLGHRAAECWQRKGEGGGPPKPRAVAGKRAEEEPPMRHHSGGLDEGEEDAMSEPCY is encoded by the coding sequence atgttcatgtttcctacagtaaaagttcctggtgataccacagagagtctcgtgtgttcattcaggagcggctgtggtgagctgacactaagccaagaatacggacaccatcccgctatagcggtgaggtgtaacatgcaagtggaggatgaagagctcttgggcgccggaggaggaaggtcggaaagggcaactcccgagacggacgctgagttccaccagctggcggccctggcgtcatccaccgcttatgcccagccaaatggggtaacccagaggcgcggagtggtgcggggagatagcaccggaggagaggaaggttcaccttccccaggcccgcaaaagatggtgtttctggaggagaggatgtcggcgatggagaccaccctggcagtgatgtcgagggcgatggagcgcctggcggttttggcggagccggagcgaggaagggaactccgggctagctcaatgtgggacgtgagcatgggaagcagccagggctttgcagacctcccagcaccgaagggaagggaaatgcgaaaggagcccggtgcccggcccaagatccaaacgagcctgacgcgggtggaggagagtgacgacgaaggggaaaagcctccgagaatcccggctacgctcccaactgagaccctggtgcccctggcgaatgccgggcgtggcacaggacaaagggaagcagcagcggggcccactggcccgcaagggggcttgcgacgggcggagaattggggattgccaccacagggacccctaccgagacgagaggaactaaggatcgagtttgggggagagtcctctgaactggattttttcctgaccacggtgaggggctatatggaggacaatgcccacacttttagaacggaatccagccgggtacgggccattggtgcagtgttgaagaggggagcggccagctggtacgttcaactacacgcgcggcgcgacccatgtctggggtcactccgacgctttatgggggccctggagacccgtttccgagatccactggagcagatccgggcgagggaggagttgaagaccgtctcccaggggcagaggtcggcatctgagtatgcggaggagttccaatgcctcgctgaaaaggtgccggaatggtctgcagtgacaaagatagaactcttcaaagaggggctcaggcgggagatcctctcctgggcggtgcatcgtgatgagcctgacacactgcgcggatggattcagctggcggggcgcatcgagacatcgctggcccaggcgaggaggcaccgaggagggctacagcagcggccgcagatgaaagaggggagccggaaggagggatcaaccccagccgggaggagaacggagccgacagggaacgtgagcaccagcaggaggggctgcttcgtgtgcggccgtttgggccacagggctgccgagtgctggcagagaaaaggggaaggcggaggcccgcccaaaccaagagccgtggcagggaaacgcgccgaggaagaaccaccgatgaggcaccactcgggggggttg